The following DNA comes from Pseudodesulfovibrio alkaliphilus.
ATGGCCCTGGCCAACAATCCGGATTTGCTCATCGCCGACGAGCCGACCACTTCCTTGGACATGACCGTGCAGGCGCGTATTCTTGACCTGATATCCTCGTTACGCTGTGAGCTGGGCATGGCAGTACTGCTCATTACCCACGATCTGCGCACAGTTCGCGACCACGCTGACCGTGTGGCGGTCATGCACCAGGGTGCGCTGGTGGAAGAGGGCAGCACCTCCGGGATATTTTCCGGAGGCAAACACGAATACACGCGAATGCTTCTGGATACGACCCTGCCCACGGAGCCGCCGCCAGCCGCAACCGGTCCATGCCTGCTAGCCACACGAAAGCTCACAGTGGACTTCGGACTGCCGGGGAAAATGGACCTGCGCAACGGCAAGCTCTGGACGAAGCGCCGGTTTCGGGCCGTGAACGAAGTTGACCTGACTGTCTTTGAAGGGCGCAATCACGCCATTGTTGGAGAATCGGGGTCGGGCAAGACCACATTTGCCGAGGCTGTCCTGGGATTCGTGCGGTTTTCAGGAAAGGTCGAATTCTCTGGCCGAGACCTCGCAGTCCTGAATCGAAAGGAAGTGTTGTCGGTGCGGCGGTGCCTGCAACCCGTGTTCCAGGACCCGTTCGCCAGCTTGAATCCGCGCATGACCATAGGCCAGATCGTCTCCGAGGGGCTCAGGGTTCACGGGAGCCCATCCCGAGATGGGCTTGACGCCGCAAAGGCCATGCTGAAAGAAGTGGGAATCCACGCGGACGCCGTGGACCGCTATCCCCATGAGTTCTCCGGCGGACAGCGTCAGCGGATTGCCATCGCCAGGGCTCTTGTGATGCGCCCAAGGCTTATGATCCTTGATGAGCCGACCTCCGCTCTGGACAAACCCGTACAGACGATGATGGTGGATCTCCTGGCGCAGCTTGGCGCAAGGCATGGCGTCACCTACGTCTTCATTACCCACGATTTGGGTCTGGTGCGGTCCCTGTGCCATGAGATGACCGTCCTCCGCGACGGCAGCGTCGTCGAGCAGGGGTTGGTCTCCGACATCTTTTACGCTCCGGAAAATGCCTACACCAAGCGACTCCTTGCTTCGGCCCACCTCTAGTGTCTCGGTCATTCCCACCTGGCGCATTCGACACCGAGAACACGGAAAACATCTTTGTCACACCTGAAGACGCCAGAAAGCTGACCTATCCGCCCCGGAGTCGCAACCCTGCCCGACCATGACTGGGGTGCGGGATTCACCTCTGTCAGAAGGTGAGCGAGCCGTGCTCCCAGAGAATGCCTACGCCGATGCCGACAAGCACAGTACCCCCGAGGATTTCGGCGTACTTGCCGAGACACTTGGCCCTGACTGCGGTCTTGCCTGCCTGAAGACCAACCATGGTGAAAAGCAGGGCGACGATCCCGATGACCGCCGAAGGCCACCAGATGGAAACTCCCAGCACCGAGAGACTGAGCCCCACGGCCAGGGCGTCGATGCTCGTTGCCACGGACAGGGCGATCAGGCTCATGCCTCGCGTCGGGTCGCCTTTGGAAGCCTCTTCTTCGTCAAAGGCCTCGCGGATCATCTTGTATCCGATGTAGCCCAGCAGAACGAAGGCTACCCAATGGTCATACGCCTCGATGGACTCCCGGACAGTGATACCGAGATGCCAGCCGATGACGGGCATGAGGGCCTGAAACAGCCCGAAGTGCCAGGAGAGCCGGAAGGTCTGGCGAAGGGAGACGGCCTTGAGGGCCACCCCGGTGGCAATAGCCACGGCAAAGGCATCCATGGCCAGGACGATGGCTATGGTGACAAGTTCTGCGGTTCCCATGTCTTGATCCGTTGTCTGGAGTGAAGGAAGAGCCTGTCTGTCGATGGGATATTGGGCAATGCGGTTTCCGGGCAAGATCATTTCCGGGCATCCAGTGAGCGACGGATCGGGCTCGCCTCGTCAACTCTCTGTAACTTGCCGCAAGATTGAATGGGAGTCATCAGCACCTGCCGCTGCACCCTCTGATCCCTATTCGGTGTTCGAATACGCCAAAACCGCTTCGCCTCATCCAAAGATCAACAGAAAAGCGCAGGCCATTGTTGGCCTGCGCTTCAGGGTTGAGGTCGGAATCCGGATGGATGTTACCAGCGGTAGGCCAACTGTAGCCCCACTTCACGAGGCGGAGCTGTCAGGGAATAATCCATGGTGGACTCATACAGCGTCGAATATCGCTTATCGAAAAGATTATTGGCATACAGGTAGATATCAAAGGACTCCTGCTCATAGCCGACTTTGGCGTTTACCGTGGCCATCGATCCTCGGGATGCGGTATTGCCGGCGTCCCAGTAAATCTTGCTGGAATACAATACGCCAGCCTGCCCCATAAAACCGCTTTGATGGCGATACACCAGAGAGAGATTGCCCGTGTAGTCAGGGGTATACTGAACTTTTTTCCCGGAATAATCCACATCGACGCCAAGCATGTTCGTGGCCTTGTACTCATCAAACTTTGCATGCGTATATCCAAACGAGGCAGTACCACGCAGCCCGGGAAGAATCTGCGCATCAAGCTCAGCCTCCGCGCCATACGCGGTTACCTTGCCCGCGTTTGTAGCAACAGGACCGCCGATGATCATATTCATCGACGTGACATGCATGTCAGTATATTTGGAATAAAAAAGCGTGAGGTTGGCGTTGAGCCTGTTTTCAAGCCACGAGGTTTTTGCCCCCATTTCATAGTTCCAGGCATACTGAGGCTTGTAGGTGGTTTCGGTTATCCCTGGAACCACCTGGCGGCTAAATCCGCCGGGCAGAAAGCTTCGATTCACTCCGGCATAGACCATGTGCTCATCGGTGATCTCGTAGCTCAGGACCGCCTTGGGCAAGAACTCGCTCCAGGACTCGCTCGGATTTTCGTTAACCAGAGAGACGGCTCCCATGGTCGTCTTAATATTGGCCCGGCGGTCGACATACTGCCACCGCAACCCAGTGGTGAGCTTCAGTTCGTCCACGAACAGCGGCACCTCGGCCTGACCGAAGGGGGCGAACTCCAACATCTTGTCCTCATACGGGAAGTTGATCGTGGTTGAAGGAGTATACCATTTCTTGCGGTCCAGCTCGCGGTATCCGCCATACAGTCCTGCGAGCCAGTTGACCCCACCCGCCGAGCTGTCGGCGTTTTGGATGCGCAACTCCTGCGTCACCTCCCAGCTTGACTCCTTGTATTCGTTATAAGTTCCAGCCATGTATGTGCTGTTGTCGTGGGAGGCTTTCATGTCATCGCTGCGAAATGTGGTGACGCTTTTCAGCTCCACGGCAGAGAGGTCAACTGCACCGTGAAGCGCGGCGCTGAAAGTATCCTTGTTTCGATGATCCGTTTCGCTGGCGTCGCCATGCAATGAAGGTCCGCTTCCCCGCACAACGGGTAAGGCACCTTCCTTGTACTTCGTGTAAGTCAGGTGCAGATTGAGTTCGGAATCATCGGTGGGCAGCAGGCGAAGTTGGCCTTTCAGGCGGGTATTGCGTTCGTCGTTGCTGTCCGAGCCAGTCATGTATCCATCACGGTAGTCATGCGAACCAGACAAGGAGAAAAAAAGCTTGTCTTCGATGATCGGACCACTGGTTGTGGCACCTGCCTCCATGCTGAACTCGGAGCCTCCGTCAATGTACACCTTGCCCGTTGGAGTGTTGTCAGGTTTTTTGGAGATAATGTTGACAACACCGGAAAAGGCGTTTTTCCCATACAGGGTCGCTTGCGCCCCGCGCAGAACCTCAATGCGCTCAATATTCAGAAGAGAGGCATCCATGGAACTGTAGGAATCGACGGGAACACCGTCGATATAAATCACAAGCGGG
Coding sequences within:
- a CDS encoding ABC transporter ATP-binding protein, which encodes MMDSLLEIRGLCVSFTGQPQKSPAVRGLDLSLEKGQCLALVGESGSGKSVTAQAVMGLLPSGSTRVTGSVHLAGTDMISAPPEMVRAMRGNRVGMIFQEPQSALNPLHCVEKQIGETLKAHGRVSAAQARRRTQELLELVRIDPSESRLKAYPHQLSGGQRQRVMIAMALANNPDLLIADEPTTSLDMTVQARILDLISSLRCELGMAVLLITHDLRTVRDHADRVAVMHQGALVEEGSTSGIFSGGKHEYTRMLLDTTLPTEPPPAATGPCLLATRKLTVDFGLPGKMDLRNGKLWTKRRFRAVNEVDLTVFEGRNHAIVGESGSGKTTFAEAVLGFVRFSGKVEFSGRDLAVLNRKEVLSVRRCLQPVFQDPFASLNPRMTIGQIVSEGLRVHGSPSRDGLDAAKAMLKEVGIHADAVDRYPHEFSGGQRQRIAIARALVMRPRLMILDEPTSALDKPVQTMMVDLLAQLGARHGVTYVFITHDLGLVRSLCHEMTVLRDGSVVEQGLVSDIFYAPENAYTKRLLASAHL
- a CDS encoding manganese efflux pump MntP, whose translation is MGTAELVTIAIVLAMDAFAVAIATGVALKAVSLRQTFRLSWHFGLFQALMPVIGWHLGITVRESIEAYDHWVAFVLLGYIGYKMIREAFDEEEASKGDPTRGMSLIALSVATSIDALAVGLSLSVLGVSIWWPSAVIGIVALLFTMVGLQAGKTAVRAKCLGKYAEILGGTVLVGIGVGILWEHGSLTF
- a CDS encoding TonB-dependent receptor, which codes for MQFSKVRQRIRNGFMIVFLVAAVALLASPKAMAESLEGENAGAGSEKEESYHTLVPVVITAEKRQTEVQKTPVAVTVFTAQDLEDKNLKTVHDVLAQVPNLMQVDTIGSNTMASFRGSITSMGTETTPLVIYIDGVPVDSYSSMDASLLNIERIEVLRGAQATLYGKNAFSGVVNIISKKPDNTPTGKVYIDGGSEFSMEAGATTSGPIIEDKLFFSLSGSHDYRDGYMTGSDSNDERNTRLKGQLRLLPTDDSELNLHLTYTKYKEGALPVVRGSGPSLHGDASETDHRNKDTFSAALHGAVDLSAVELKSVTTFRSDDMKASHDNSTYMAGTYNEYKESSWEVTQELRIQNADSSAGGVNWLAGLYGGYRELDRKKWYTPSTTINFPYEDKMLEFAPFGQAEVPLFVDELKLTTGLRWQYVDRRANIKTTMGAVSLVNENPSESWSEFLPKAVLSYEITDEHMVYAGVNRSFLPGGFSRQVVPGITETTYKPQYAWNYEMGAKTSWLENRLNANLTLFYSKYTDMHVTSMNMIIGGPVATNAGKVTAYGAEAELDAQILPGLRGTASFGYTHAKFDEYKATNMLGVDVDYSGKKVQYTPDYTGNLSLVYRHQSGFMGQAGVLYSSKIYWDAGNTASRGSMATVNAKVGYEQESFDIYLYANNLFDKRYSTLYESTMDYSLTAPPREVGLQLAYRW